Within the Bradyrhizobium cosmicum genome, the region GCATGGGCGCGGGCGAGGCAAAGGAATTGGTCAGCGCACTGATCGCACCGCCGCCGTTGTTGGCAACGACGACCGGCTGCGGCGCGCCGTAGGGCTGACCGTAGACCATGGTGTCGAGATCGGCGCGCGGCTGCACCATCGCGACGGGGCCAGCGGTCTGCATGCAGCCGCCAAGGGTCAGCGCGGCGGACGCTGCCAGGAACGCTGCCGAGATCGACCATCGAAACGCGCGTGCAACCGGCACCGGACCTATCCCTCGGAACGAGACAGCCTCAGTGATGCACCGGTTATGGTTAATAAAGCGTTGAGGGGGCGTAGGGCGAAGAGGCCGACGCGAGATCAGCCGCACGCTCCGTCATGCCCGGGCTTGTCCCGGGCATCCACGGTCTTCTCTCGCGACACCAAGAACGTTGATGGCCGGGACAAGCCCGGCCATGACGAGAGACTAGCTTACGCGCTCACGCCCGCGCCGATCGGACAGGACACGCCAGTGCCGCCGAGCCCGCAATAGCCGGCGGGATTCTTCGCCAGATATTGCTGGTGGTAATCCTCGGCGAAATAGAACTCACCGGCGGGCGCGATCTCGGTGGTAATGGCGCCGAGGCCCTTGGCGGCAAGCGCCTTCTGGTAGAGCGCCCTGGATTCGTCGGCCGCCTTCTTCTGCGCATCGGAATGCGTGTAGATCGCGCTTCGGTATTGCGTGCCGACGTCGTTGCCCTGGCGCATGCCCTGCGTCGGGTTGTGGCTCTCCCAGAACGTCTTGAGCAATCTCTCGTAGGAGATCTTCTTCGGATCGAACACGACCAGCACCACTTCGGTGTGGCCGGTGCGCCCCGAGCAGGTCTCTTCATAGGTCGGGTTCGGCGTGTGGCCGCCGGCATAGCCAACGGCGGTCGTGTAGATGCCATCGCCGAGTTCCCAGAACTTGCGCTCGGCGCCCCAGAAGCAGCCGAGCCCGAACACGGCCTGCTCGAGGCCGGCGGGATAAGGCGGCTGCAACTTGCTGCCGTTGACGAAATGGGTGGTCGCGGTCGGAATGGCTTGTGCACGGCCGGGCAGCGCCTCAGTTGCGCTCGGCAATGCGGTGGTCTTGCGCATGAACAGCATGATTGGGCCTCCGCAACGAGCTGTCCGTCGCTTGAGCCAATTCAATGAGGGCTCAGGCGGCGTGCTCGCGATCAAGTGGGAATATAGGTCTTTACGCGCGAAGGGGCAGCCCTGTTACGTCGCCGCCAGCGCGAAAGCTCAGTCGCGGAAATTGAAAGATCCGTCCCGGCGGGAATTGAAGATCAATCCCGGGAATAGCCGATCAGCGGCTTGCGCGGGCGGAACAGGATCATCAGGAGGATGCCCAGAATGCCGAGGACGGCGAAGACCGGCTGATCCAGCACCAGGCGGATCACCGAGGTCCAGAGCCAGGGCGCCTTGGCCTCGATCCAGGTGCGGAACGCCGTCTGGCTGGCCTGATTGATGTCGTTCCAGAACTGGCCGAACCGGGTGAACCGCAGGGTCTGGTCGGCCACCCAGCGGGCGCCGTCATAGACCATGAAGATGAAACCGCCGGCGAGCAGCAGCAGCCCAATCAGTCGGAAAAAGCCGCGGATCATGCCTCACCCCATATGGTCGTCCGATCGGACGACCCGTCAAACCCCGCCAGCCAATAACCGGGAGACGGCAGAAATTCAACCTGTTCAGGGCGTTACGGCACGCCTCTCGGCGCTCAAGGCCCGTTTCCAGGCCGGGAAAGCGTTGACGGTGCCGCAGACCCTCTCTATAAGGGCGCCAACTGGCGGTGGGCGCAATCCTGCCGCCGCTGTTCTTTGAGCAGTTGCAGGCGCCTTGAGCTTTAATAGCTCTTTGGAGCCTCAGAGACGGCCCGCAAGGCTGTCGCTCATGTTCCGGGAACAGCCCAGCAATCGAACACCCTAAATCCGAGCGTCGATCAAGCGGTCAAGCAGCCGGCGCTACCCGAACAAGACGCGACCGGTACCGCAAAGGATATAGAGACCATGGCCAATACCACCTCCGCCAAGAAAGCGACGCGCAAGATCGCCCGCCGCACTGCCGTCAACAAGTCCCGCCGCACCCAGATGCGCGGCGTCGTGCGCACTGTCGAAGAAGCCATCAAGACCGGCGATCGCGCCGCCGCGGCGCAGGCGCTGGCGAATGCCGAGCCCGCCCTGATGCGCGCCGCGCAGCGCAACATCATTCACAAGAACAACGCCAGCCGCAAAGTCTCGCGCCTCACCGCGCAGATCGCCAAGCTCGCGAAGTAACGTCGCGCCGTCCGGTCGGGTCATCCGATCGGTTGAGCCCATCGAGCGTCAATCAGCCCGGCTTCACGCCGGGCTTTTTGTTGTCTGCCATATTCGCGCAAACAGTCGCGCGACGTCCATTCTTCGGTCGGAAGATCTGCATCGTCCGCACTATGATGCGTTCCGTAATTTTACCTGCAGATGTTTTGCAACAGCGGAAACTCTCACTGCGCTGCGAAAAACCCTTGCGAGGCGGGGCTAACTCGCATTTGCGCGCGCACCGAGTTCTGCACACCGTAATTTTCCCGGAACATGTTTCGCGTCGGGTTACCCTGTGAAACGAGACTCAAAAAACGATGGCTCGCTAACAACTTATCGACATAGCACCGACAAGCATTTGGAAAATTCGCCCGCGCGTCGCGCGCGCGACGCTTTTGTGAAAAATTTTTGGCGGCGACGGAGAATTGTCACATGCCGCGCCGCGCTTTCGAATCTGTGCACGGATTCAAACTCTTGCTCGCCAGCCTGTGCACAACTCCCGCGCGGCGTTAACGCTGGTCAAGTTTTTAGATCGATCAAACGTGAATC harbors:
- the rpsT gene encoding 30S ribosomal protein S20 yields the protein MANTTSAKKATRKIARRTAVNKSRRTQMRGVVRTVEEAIKTGDRAAAAQALANAEPALMRAAQRNIIHKNNASRKVSRLTAQIAKLAK
- the msrA gene encoding peptide-methionine (S)-S-oxide reductase MsrA; the protein is MLFMRKTTALPSATEALPGRAQAIPTATTHFVNGSKLQPPYPAGLEQAVFGLGCFWGAERKFWELGDGIYTTAVGYAGGHTPNPTYEETCSGRTGHTEVVLVVFDPKKISYERLLKTFWESHNPTQGMRQGNDVGTQYRSAIYTHSDAQKKAADESRALYQKALAAKGLGAITTEIAPAGEFYFAEDYHQQYLAKNPAGYCGLGGTGVSCPIGAGVSA